CACGCTCGTGCGCGGCTTCGATCGCGGCGAGCACATTGCTGGAATTGCCCGATGTGGTGATGGCGAGCAGCACGTCGCCTTCCCGGCCGAGCGCCCGCACCTGCTTGGAGAAGATGGCGTCGAAGTTGTAATCGTTGCCTACGGCCGTGAGGATCGACGAGTCTGTCGTCAGCGCAATGGCCGGCAGTTCCGGACGCTCGCGCTCAAAACGCCCGACCAGCTCCGCCGCGAAATGCTGACAGTCGGCCGCCGAGCCGCCGTTACCGCAAGCGAGAATTTTATTGCCGTTGGAAAGCGCTTCCACCATGAGGTCTGCCGCTGCGGCGATGTACTCCGGCAGCGCATCGCGCGACGCCTCTTTGGTAAGGACGCTATCCGTGAAGTGTTGCTGAATTCGTTCGATCGACATGGTCGTTTGCCAGGGTATCGGAAAAGCTGCCGGCCTCGCGTGGAAACCCCTTGAGGACTTGTCTGCGTCGGCCGGCATTCACAGGCCATCAGTCTTGAAAACGGCACTTTCGCAAGTGTAACAGGGCCGGGGGACGCGGGTTTCGTCAACCGTCGTCGGCGCCAAAGGCGTCAGGCAGCCAGCGCACCACCGGCGGATGGCCATCGAACGCCACGACGTCGAAGCGGCAACGCCCCGCAGGACGCCGCAAAAGGTAATGACGCGCGGCGAGCATCAGGCGACGTCGCTTGGCACGCGTAATGCTCTCGGCCGCTCCGCCAAAGTCGCTGCGCGCGCGGGCGCGCACCTCGACGAATACCAGTACCCCGGCGCGATCCCGCATAATGAGGTCGATTTCGCCGCCGCGACACCGATAGTTGCGCGCGACAAGCCGCCAGCCGCGTCGCTCCAGCAGCGTCTGCGCGCGGCCCTCGAACGATTCTCCAAGCTGATTCGACATGGTTGTTCCGATGTTTACCCAGACCGGCGATGCCGGTATTCCCCACGCCCGCAGACCCCGCGAGGCAGCCCTTTCGTTGGCGGGAGCCCTTCGACATGGATGATCGTCTGATGTCGCTGGCCGAAGGCCAGCATTACCCGACCGGCACGCTGTACGTCGTGGCCACGCCGTTGGGCAATACCGCCGACATCACCGTGCGAGCGCTTCACATCCTCGGCCTGGTCGACGCCATCGCCTGTGAAGATACCCGTAACAGTGCGCAGTTGCTGCAACGGTATGGCATCGACAAGCCGCTGATTGCGGCCCATCAACACAACGAGAATGAGGCGGCAACGCGACTCGTCGAGCGCCTGCGCGGCGGCGAGCGCATCGCCTACATTTCGGATGCCGGCACGCCCGGCATCTCGGACCCAGGTGCGCGGCTGGTCGACGCCGTGCGGGCTGCGGGCCTCGCCGTGGTGCCGGTGCCGGGCGCAAGCGCGGTGATCACGCTGCTCTCGGCGGCCGGCGCCTGGGTGGAGTCGTTCACGTTCGTGGGATTCCTGCCGTCGAAGGCGCAGCAGCGGGCTCAGGCGATTGCAGCACTCGCGGCGTCGACGTCGGCGCAGGTCTTCTACGAGGCGCCGCATCGGATCGTGGAGACGGTCGCCGCACTGGCTGACGGCCTGAGCGGCGATCGACGACTGTTGATCGGGCGCGAATTGACCAAGCGCTTCGAAGACATTCACGAGTGCGCGCTGAGTGAAGGGGTGACGTGGCTGAAGGCCGACGCGAATCGTCAACGCGGCGAATTCGTGCTGGCGGTTTCCGGTGCGACGGCGAGTGCGAGCGAAGACGGCGTCGACGCCGAAGCGCAACGCGTCCTCGCGCTCCTCGTTGCGGAACTGCCGACGAAAAGCGCCGCCAAGCTCGCGGCAGCGATTACCGGCGCCCCAAAGAATGCCCTTTACGAACGCGCGCTCGCGTTGAAAAACGGTTGATTGCCGGGACGCGGGAAGCGGTGTCCTGAGACGTCAGGAATCGGAAGCTTCCGATACCGATTGCTCCGTTCCCCAAGCGCCGCCAAATAAAAAAGCCCGCCGAAGCGGGCTTTTTCATCGCGTAACGACGATCAGCTCAGCAGCAGCGCGTCGTCGTCGAGTTGTTCGCCACGCGTGCGTTCGAACATTTGCAGCAGATCGGGCACATCCAGGCCCTTACGCGCCTCGCCCGACACGTCCAGCACGACCTTCCCCTGATGCAACATCACGGTGCGGTCGCCGTAATCGAGTGCCTGACGCATGCTGTGCGTGACCATCATCGCCGTGAGCTTGCTTTCCTGCACAATGCGCGCCGTCAACTCCAGCACGAACGCCGCCGTTTTCGGGTCCAGCGCGGCCGTATGTTCGTCGAGCAGCAGAATTCGCGATGGCTGCAACGACGCCATCAACAGACTCACCGCCTGACGCTGACCGCCGGAGAGCAACCCGATACGGTCCGACAGCCGGTTCTCCAACCCGAGATTAAGCAGACTCAGCTTCTCGCGGAACCGCTCGCGCAGCCCCCGATTCAGCGCAAAGCCGAAGCCCCGGCGCTCGCCGCGCTTGACCGCCAACGCCATGTTTTCCTCGATGGTCAACGCCTCGCACGTCCCCGCCATCGGGTCCTGAAACACGCGCGCCACCTGACTCGCGCGCTGCCACGCCGTTTTCTTCGTCACGTCGTTGCCGTCGATGGAAATCGTGCCCGAATCCACCGACAAGTCACCGCTGATCGCGTTCAGGAAGGTGGATTTGCCGGCACCGTTCGAACCGATGACCGTCACGAACTGGCCCGTCGGGATCTCGAGCGACATGCCTCGCAGCGCGCGGTTCTCGATGGGCGTGCCCGGGTTGAAAGTGATCTTGAGGTCTTTTGCGCTCAACATGATCAGGCGCCTCCGTTCTTACGGGCGAACAGCTTGCGACGCGTCGCCGGCAGCACCAACGCCACCGCGACGAGCAAGGCCGTCACCAAATTGAGGTCCTGCGCTTTCAGACCGATGAAATCGCTGTTGAGCGCCAGCGCGATGAAGAAGCGGTACAACACCGCCCCGACGACCACCGCGAGCGTGGTGAGAATGAGGCGTCGCGCCGGCAGAATCGTCTCGCCGATGATCACCGCCGCCAGACCGATCACGATGGTACCGATCCCCATCGAAATATCCGCACCGCCCTGAGACTGTGCAAACAGCGCACCGGCGAGTGCCACCAGCGCATTCGACAGCGCCATGCCGGCCAGAATCTCGTGTCCCGTGTTCACGCCCTGTGCACGAGCCATGCGCGAATTCGCGCCCGTCGAACGCATGGCGAGACCCTGCTGTGACGAGAAGAAATAGTCGAGACCGAGCTTCGCTACGACCACCACCACCAGCAGAAGGAGCGGACGCAGCACGAAGTCCGGCAGCCAGTCCGGTGCATTCTCCGGCAGGATCATCGTGAAGACCGTCGGCGACGTGATCAGCGGCACGTTCGGCGCGCCCATCACACGCAGGTTCACGGAATAGAGCGCGATCATCATCAGGATACTGGCGAGCAGATCCATGATCTTCAGACGCACATTGAGCCAGCCCGTGATGAAGCCCGCCAACGCCCCGGCCGCCATCGCCGCGACGGTCGCCGCAAAGGGATTGGTGCCGCCGGCGATCAGCGTCGCCGCCACCGCGCCGCCAAGCGCGAAGCTGCCGTCAACGGTCAGATCGGGAAAATTGAGGATGCGGAAGGAAATCAGCACCCCGAGCGCCACGAGGCTGAAGATCAGACCGATCTCCAGTGCGCCCATCATAGAAAAAAGGGACATTTTCGTTATTCCACTGCGCAAGACGGCCCATGCCGGGTCTCGGCATCAGCGCTCGCACGGCCGACATAGGCCAGTTCGGGTCATAGCCGGTCGTTGTGCGACCGCGTTCGGGGGGAGCCGTCCCACCCATTCGATAGGAAAAGAGCGGCGGGGACAGATCGTGTCCGGACGCCGCCCTGTCACTCGCCGGTGCCGCAGGCATTCGCCCGCCTCACCGGTGTCGCGCGCACTTTACTGCTTGATGACCGTCTTGGCTTCCTTCACCAGATCGTCCGACAGCGTCACGCCTTGCTTGGCGGCCGCAGCCGTGTTCACGAACAGTTCCAGATTCGAGCTGGTCTGCGAAGCGATCGCACCCGGCTTCTCGCCCTTCAGGATACGGCCGACCACCTTGCCCGTCTGACGGCCCAGGTCGTAATAGTTGATGCCCAGCGCCGCAATGGCCCCACGCTTCACGCTATCGGTATCCGACGCCACCAGCGGGATCTTGCGGTCGTTAGCCACCTTCACCAGCGATTCGTAAGCCGACACGACGTTGTTGTCCGTGTTGGTGTAGATCACGTCGACCTTGCCGGCCAGGCTGCTGGCAGCCGAGCTGATGTCGACGGTGCGCGGTGCAGCGGCTTCGACCAGCGTCAGGCCGGCGGCGGGCAACAGCTTCTTCAGCTCGTTGACGACCACGACCGAATTGGCTTCACCCGGGTTGTACACCATGCCCACGCGCTTGGCGTTCGGCACCACGCGCTTGATCAGCGCGACCTGCTTGTCCAGCGGCAGCTTGTCCGACACACCGGTCACATTGGTGCCCGACGGCTCCCAGCTCTTGACCAGTTGTGCGGCGACCGGATCGGTCACGCCCGAGAACACCAGCGGCACCGACTTGGTGGCGGCCGCGACGGCCTGTGCCGTCGGCGTGGCGATGCCGATGATGGCGTCCGGCTTGTCGCCCACAAACTTGCGGGCGATCTGCGCGGCCGTGCCGACATTGCCCTGTGCGCTCTGGTATTCCCACTTGAGGTTCTTGCCGACCTCGTAGCCTTCCGCCTTGAGTTCGTCGCGCGCGCCATCACGGATGGCGTCGAGTGCCGGATGCTCCACGATGGCGAGCACGGCCACCGACTTCGTCGTTTGCGCGAATGCCGCGCCGGTCGTCCCCAACAACGCTGCGGCCACGGCGCACAGCAGAGTGCGCTTGGCGTGTTTGCCCATTGTCGACATCAAAACTCCTCCAGGAATACTTTTTGATAGGTGCGCCGTGCCCGGGTCTCTGCGGGCCTCATTCGGATGCACACAAAGCGTGCACCTGCGCGTGGGGCACAGTCTACCCACATCCCCGGCAGCGAACAACGGTTGCCAGCGCAACGGCCCCGGAGGCCCGCGGAACGTCGGATTGCGCCCAATTGGTGGCAGATTGATGCGGCAATCGGAAAAAAAATAGACGATTCGGTCGCCCATGATCGTCAGCACGCACGTTCATGCGATGCGTTCAATCCATGAGATACGCCAAAAAACGAAATAATTCGGATAATTCCAATGAGAACGTGCGCTTTCACACAATAAATGCGCGAGCGGCGTCCCATTTTTTAAGAGGGTTCCGAGGCAGATTCGGAATGAGGTTCAGAGATGAGATGCGGCGACAAACCGCAAATGGGGGCGCGTCAGGGCGTGTTGCTGTCCAGGCCGAGGGCCGCGACTTCGCTGCGGGACAGGCGACGGATTTCGACCTTGGCGTGGCCGGCACGAATGAAGTCGAGTTGCTTTGCCGCGCCAAACGACAGATCGATGATGCGATTTCGGGCATAGGGCCCGCGATCGTTGATTTTGACGACGACGGTCTTGTTATTGGCGACGTTGCGAACCAGCGCGAAGCTTCCCAGCGGCAACGTCGGATGCGCGGCGGTCGGCTCGTTCATGTCGAACGCTTCCCCTGTAGCCGTGCGTCGGCCGTGGAATTTCTTGCCATACCAGGACGCCATACCGCTCTGAAAGAACGTGCCGGCATCGGCGCGCAGACGAGCTTCACCGTCGCGATCCGGTGCATCGGGGTCGCCGGGATTGAGGCCTTCGGCGCGATACGACCGGCCCGGCCAGTGCAAATCGAAGCTCGAGCCGACCGGTGCGTTGGCTTCGCGCGCACGGGCGCGCTCGCCTGTCGCCGAAGTGGCGGCAGCCGTTTGGCTGGGGGGTTCGAGCGGCGTTGTGCAGGCTGTCAACGTCAGGGCGAGGACGCAACCAACCGCGAACCGTGTGAGCATGTCGCGTGTTCGCATAGCCTGCGAGTTTAACACGTCGTCAAAGTCAACCCATCAGCGAGCGTTCACTTACATGGAGAGACTTGTTTACAAAGCGTTACCTCATTCGACAGTTCACGCTGTCCGGACGCTTTTGGAAACGCCTGGCATCCCCTCCGGCAAGGGCGCGACACTCGTCGGGTGCATCGGGCTCGCGCGGGACGCCGGGCGGTGGCACCCCCGCCCGAATTACAATAGCGAAAACTGCGTCCCCGATAACTCATGAACGTCACCCTGATTCCTGTCACGCCTTTCCAGCAAAACTGCACCCTGCTCGTCTGCGATGCGACGAAGCGCGCCGCCGTGGTCGACCCCGGTGGCGATATCGACCGGATCGCGGGCGAGATCGAACGCCAGGGGGTGACGCTCGAAAAGATCTTCCTGACGCACGGCCATCTGGACCATTGCGGTGGCGCAGGCGCACTCGCGGCGAAGTACAACGTGCCGATCGAGGGCCCCCACCCGGACGACGCCTTCTGGATCGACCAGCTCGAGGCGCAAAGTGCGCGATTCGGCTTCCCCGAGCCCGAGCCGTTCACCCCCGACCGCTGGCTGGGTGACGGCGATACCGTCCAGTTCGGCGACGTCACCCTGGACGTGTTCCATTGCCCCGGCCATACACCGGGCCATGTGGTGTTCTTCTCGGCAGACGAGCGTCTGGCGAGCGTCGGCGACGTCCTGTTCGCCGGCTCCATCGGCCGCACCGACTTTCCGCGCGGCAATCATGCCGACCTGATCGCCTCGATCCGCGACAAGCTCTGGCCGCTCGGCAGCGACGTGACGTTCATTCCGGGACACGGCCCCGTGTCCACGTTCGGTCAGGAGCGCGAGACCAATCCTTATGTTGCCGACGCCGTACTCGCCCGGAGCGCCGTATGAGTGAGGCCATGTCCCGCACCCCGTCGCGCATCATTCCCGTGGACGAGGAGATTTTCGTCAGCACCGATGTCGAAGCCGACGGCCCGATCCCCGGGCCGCATTCGATGCTGAGCTTCGCCTCGGCGGCCTACACGGCGGACAAGGAATTGATCGGCACCTTCAGCGCCAACCTCGAGTGCCTGCCGGATGCGAAGGGCCATCCGCTGACGATGAAATGGTGGAAGACCGAGCCCGAAGCGTGGGCTGCTTGCCGCGTCGACCCGGAAGATCCGGCCAAAGCGCTCAAGGCGTATGTGAAGTGGGTAGAGAAGCTACCGGGCAAACCGGTGTTCGTCGCTTACCCGGCGGGGTTCGATTTCACCTTCATGTTCTGGTACATGATGCGTTTCGTCGGACGTTGTCCGTTCTCGTGGTCGGCGCTCGACATCAAGACGCTCGCGTTCGCGATGACCGGCATGCCCTACCGCAAGTGCATCAAGCCGCGCTTGCCGCAAGTCTGGCTCGACCCGCTGCCGCACACGCACGTGGCGCTCGACGACGCGCTCGAACAAGGCGCGCTCTTCTGCAACATGCTCGCCGAGCTGCGCGAACAGCAGAAGACGTTGTCCGAACTCCCGGGCTGGCGGGGTGCCGGACTCACGGCCAACGCCGATGCGCCGGTATTCGGATCGGCGGCGGCAGCGCAGGCATCCGTCGCCGAAGCGGACGCCGAATCGCCTGAAACCGGGCCCGGCAAAGACAGCACGGCCCACGGCTGAAGCGCCGCGCGGCCCTGGTCACTCCCGCGGACCACACCCGCTCAACCCACACAGCCCATCGCGCGACGTGTCATGCGTCGCGCGTCCTTCTCCTTCTGACGCCGGCCGCTTACAGCACGTTGTTCGCCAACTCGGGCGGACGTGCAATCACGGCTTTGTCTCCGTTCACCACGATAGGACGCTGCAATAGCTTCGGGTGCTTTGCCACGGCGGCGAGCAACGCGTCGTCGGTCAGCGTCGTGTCGGCCAGCCCCAATTCCGCATACTCGGCTTCGTTGCTGCGAATCATGTCGCGCACAGGCACGCCAAGCAGTTTGTGCAGACGCTTGAGTTCGGCCAGTGTGGGCGGCGTCTTCAGATATTCGATGATTTGCAGATCGCTGCCCCCCACGGCCGGAGACCCCTCCACCAGGGCCAGTGCTTCGCGCGACTTCGAGCAGCGCGGGTTGTGATACACGGTAATCATGGTCACTCCATTGCGTACAAAAAGCGTCCGACGCGACATCGTCGTTCGCGTCTGGAACGTGCGTTCCGAGTATGCATGGTATCGTCAGATGCCGCTACCCAAGGGCCTCCCAGGTAGCAGTGGCCGCATCTCCCCGGCTTTCCCCCTTAACTTCACGCATCGTCCGACGTACGCTTCGCCGCAGGGCTTCACGTGCTTGTGATGCCATGTGCCGCGTTCTACGTGTCGCCCATTACGTGCTGCCTTCTACGTGTTAACCGCGCTGCGGGACACGCATGGGCCACCTAAGATAGGCAGAGAGCGCACTGTGCGTCGCACGATCCGGTGTTTCAGGAGACAGTGACATGGCAGGACGCTTCATCAGCATCAAGTCGCGCGACGGCAAAACCTTTCAGGCCTATCTGGCGCTTCCCAAAGGGCCGGGAAAAGGTCCGGGACTGGTGCTGTGTCAGGAGATTTTCGGCGTGAACGCTTACATACGCGAGCTTGCCGATCGATACGCCGAAGAGGGCTACGTCGTGCTGGCGCCCGATCTGTTCTGGCGCATCGAGCCGGGTATCGAGCTGGGCTATTCGTCCGGCGACTGGCAGCGCGCGTTCGCCTTGTTCCAGAGCTTCGATGTAGACCTTGGAATGGAAGATGTCGGCGCGAGCGTCGACGCCTTGCGTGCGTTACCCGAATGTGTCGGGGGTGTGGGGGTCGTCGGCTACTGCCTTGGCGGCAAGCTGGCCGCCCTGTCGGTCACGCGCACGAGCGCAGACGTGGCCGTGGGCTATTACGGCGTGGGGTTGGAGCAGCACATCGACGAACTGGCCGGCGAGCACCCGCCACTCGTGCTGCACATTGCCGAACTCGACAAATATGCACCCGCCGAAGTCCGGGAGACCCTCGCCACACGGTTGGGCGAGCACGCCAACATCACGCTCTACAGCTATCCCGACGCCGATCATGCCTTCGCCCGCCCCGGCGATCACTTCAACCGGGCGGCGACGCAGCTCGCGCATCAGCGCACCATCGGTGCCGTGCGTCGTGTCCTGGGCCCGCACTATGACTTCGCGTCGCTCTGGGAGACGCATTGCGCGTATGAGTTCGCCATCCGCGAGATCGATCCGTTGATGAAGACGATGGTGGCCGAGCCGTATGTCAATCACATTCCGACGATGACGGGCGGGGTGGGCCATCAGCAACTGGCGCACTTTTACCGGAACCACTTCGTCAACAGCAATCCACCAGACACCAAGCTGATTCCGATTTCGCGAACGATCGGCGCGACGCAACTCGTCGACGAATTGCTGTTCTGCTTTACGCATACGACGCCGGTCGACTGGATGTTGCCGGGTGTCGAGCCCACCGGACGCCGCGTCGAGATTCCGCTGGTCGCCATCGTGCGGTTCCGGGGCGACAAGCTCGAGCATGAGCATATCTATTGGGATCAGGCGAGCGTGCTGGTGCAGATCGGCCTGCTGGACCCCACCGGTTTGCCGGTGTCTGGCGTGGAGACGGCGCGAAAGTTGCAGGACGAGAATCTGCCGTCCAACACGCTGATGCCGAATTGGTCATTCGGGACGCGACCGCACTGACCGCAAAGGTGTTTTCCCCGTCGCGCGGCAATAGACGCTGCGTGACGGGCGCAAGCGTGTGAATTACAAGAACAGTGTCGCGAACGTTGCGGGAGACAGCGCATGAATACGCAACTTTCCCGGTGCCAGCGGGCACCGTCCGCCGCCGCATGGCTCGTCATCGTTGCCGGGATTTCGGGCGTTCTGGCCGTCGCCGGTTGCGCCAATCCGGATTTCGAACCCAAGAAGCCGCTCATCCTGAATCTGTCACCCGGTCAGCCACCGGTCACGGCGCTCGATCAGTACAAGATCGTGGCCGCGCAACGCGTGACGGAAGTGAACGCGAAGGAAATCACACCGGGCAATCCACAGCCGATGTTGCGCTCGGTGGTCTCGCTCGAGTATTGGGTCGACCGTAGCGGAAACGTGACAAGCGTCGCGCTCTATCGCAGCAATGGCGATCGCGAGGCGGAGCGCATCGCGGTGGCCAGCCTGCGACGGGCCAGCCCGTTGCCGGCCCCCAGCCGGGCGTTGGTCGACAGTAGCGGACGTGTGCGCGCCGTCGAGACCTGGCTCTTCAACAACGATGGCCGGTTCCAGTTGCGCAGCGTGGCGGCGCCTCAGATCGACGGGCAATGATATTGTGACGGGCATAGGCCCACCCAGCCCGGCCCGCATCGGGCGACGGAGACTCTCATGCCGCGATTTGCCGCGAATCTGACGCTGCTTTATCAGGAATTCCCGTTTCTGGACCGCTTTCGCGAAGCGGCGAGCGATGGCTTCCGGGGCGTCGAATTCCTGTTCCCCTACGACCATCCCGCGCAAGCGATCCGCGCGCGTCTGAACGACGCCGGACTGACGCAGGTGCTGTTCAATACGCCGGCGGGCGACTGGGCAAGCGGCGAGCGCGGACTGGCCGCCCTGCCGGGTCGCGAAGCGCAATTTCGTGATGGCGTCGAACTCGCGCTCGACTACGCCGACGCCCTCGGCTGTCGTCAATTGCATGTGATGGCCGGATGCCCCGACGCCTCGGCCTCACCCGATCGCTGCCGCGAGGTCTATCTCGAGAACCTCGCTTACGCGGCCGGGCAAGCCGCCGCCCACGGCGTCACGATCCTGATCGAACCCATCAATCCGCGCGACTTCCCCCGTTACTTCCTTACGCGTCAGGATCAGGCGCATGCCATTCGTCAGGAAGTGGGCGCCAGCAATCTCAAAGTGCAGTTCGACGCCTATCACTGCCAGATCGTCGAAGGCGATCTGGCAGTCAAGCTACGTCAATACATCGCGAACATCGGACATGTGCAGGTGGCGGGCGTCCCCGCGCGTCACGAACCGGACACCGGCGAGGTCAACTACCCCTTCCTGTTCCGTCTGCTCGACGAGTTGAACTACGCGGGATGGATCGGGTGCGAATACCGGCCGCAAGGCGCAACACGCGACGGGCTGGGCTGGCTCAAACCCTGGCTCAGAGCCACACGGTGAGCCGACCTTGAAGGTGGATTCGGAACGGATGACGCAGCAGAACGTCGCGTCGTTTCTCAGGCAATCCCGACACTCGGCCGGCATTGCCGCCGCCAATTTACGCAGGAGTGAATCGATTTCCGGAAATGAGTCGGAGGGCGAATCAATTCAGGGGAAATGTCGGAGAAAGGTTTAGGAAAGATGTAGGTCTTCGCAGGCAAAAAAAATGGCGGGACACACGGGCCCGCCAAAACCACACGCTACGGGGTTAGCGCGAGGAGACCAGATTCGGAGCACTGCATCGAATTGCGCTGCAAATTGCGCCGGGGGACGCCATCTGCCGATACAGTCGCGCTGCTGTGTTACCGGGGGATAAGCACATCAGCGTTGAGATGCATTGTGGTGGAAACGTTTGGCGTGAGGGGTAACAAAGTGTTTCAGGTTGTAACACCTAGAGCGTGCCACCCACGTTGCAAGCCGTTGCCCGGCCTTGCGCGACAAGGACTTCACGATTGCCCTCGTCACTGCGACTTGGTTCGCCATCCTGAATAACTCGTCGGGCGAAACATCCTCCCTCGAGTGACATGAAGACGGGCCGCTCCACCGGGACCCGCCATGGCACCGCATTTCACGCCCGATTCCCCGATGTGCTAAGTTCATTCTTTGTGCGTGGCAACAAAGTAGGCGTGCGCGATACGGACGCGCCAACTTCATGGCGCAACAGCGCACCGAGAGCAAGCATTTCGTCCAACGACAGCACCGGCCCGAACGAGGCCGCACCCGCATGGAAACCATGGAACGTCTGGGGAAGATACTGGCGCGCGACCGCGTTATCGGGGTTGTGGGCCTGTCGCCGCGGCCCGACCGGCCGAGCTACACCACATCTCGCTATATGCAGCAGCAGGGATACCGGATCGTGCCGGTCAACCCGCAGGCGGCCGACTCCGGCGAGAAGATTCTGGGCGAGACCGTCTACGCCAGCCTGACGGACGCCGCCGAAGCCCTGCGCGCCGAAGGGGTCCGGATTCAGATGGTCGACTGCTTTCGCCGCAGCGGCGACATTCCGCCGATTGCGGAAGAGGCCATCGCTATTGGCGCCCACAGT
This window of the Pandoraea fibrosis genome carries:
- a CDS encoding energy transducer TonB family protein, whose product is MNTQLSRCQRAPSAAAWLVIVAGISGVLAVAGCANPDFEPKKPLILNLSPGQPPVTALDQYKIVAAQRVTEVNAKEITPGNPQPMLRSVVSLEYWVDRSGNVTSVALYRSNGDREAERIAVASLRRASPLPAPSRALVDSSGRVRAVETWLFNNDGRFQLRSVAAPQIDGQ
- a CDS encoding CoA-binding protein, whose amino-acid sequence is METMERLGKILARDRVIGVVGLSPRPDRPSYTTSRYMQQQGYRIVPVNPQAADSGEKILGETVYASLTDAAEALRAEGVRIQMVDCFRRSGDIPPIAEEAIAIGAHSLWMQLGIENDEAAAVALAAGLDVVMDRCVKIEHQRWQMQGGDAPAQANRR
- the otnI gene encoding 2-oxo-tetronate isomerase: MPRFAANLTLLYQEFPFLDRFREAASDGFRGVEFLFPYDHPAQAIRARLNDAGLTQVLFNTPAGDWASGERGLAALPGREAQFRDGVELALDYADALGCRQLHVMAGCPDASASPDRCREVYLENLAYAAGQAAAHGVTILIEPINPRDFPRYFLTRQDQAHAIRQEVGASNLKVQFDAYHCQIVEGDLAVKLRQYIANIGHVQVAGVPARHEPDTGEVNYPFLFRLLDELNYAGWIGCEYRPQGATRDGLGWLKPWLRATR